The Acetivibrio cellulolyticus CD2 genome segment TTAAATTTTTTGTCGATTGTTACTTCACCATTTGTAAAGTTTCTTACATTATCCACAAACACTATTGTAAGATTGTTTGGGGTTGATCCGACTAAGGATGATGAAAATGTTACAGAAGAGGAAATTCGAATGATGGTGGATGTTGGGGAAGAAAGAGGAGCCATTGATGAAACAGAGAAAGAGATGATCAATAACATCTTTGAGTTTAATAATAAGATTGTTTCAGAAATAATGACACACAGAACTGAGATTGCAGCTTTACCGGTTGATGCAAGCCTTGATGAGGTAATTGATTTTATAAATCTAGAAAAATACTCAAGGATACCGGTTTATGAAGACAGTATTGATAACATAGTAGGTATAATGCATTCGAAATATCTTATTAAGTATTTGACTGAAGATGGTGATAAAGAAAAATTTGACTTAAAGAATCTTGTAAGGAAACCATATTTTGTTCCTGCTTCTAAAAGAACGGATGAGCTGTTTAAGGAACTCCAGCGCAATAGCACTCATATCGCGGTTATAATTGATGAATATGGAGGAACGGCTGGTATAGTTTCTTTGGAAGATTTAATTGAAGAGATAGTTGGAAATATATTTGACGAAGATGATGAGATTGAGAAAGATATTGATAAATTAGACGAAAACACATTTATTATAAATGGTACTACAAGTTTAGTTACCGTTAGGGATTATCTGGATGTGGATCTTCCGACTGAAGATTATGATACATTGAGTGGTTTTGTAATTGGACAGTTGGGTAGAATACCCGATAAAGATGATAGCCCGAGCATTGAATTTAATGGTCTTGTTTTCAAGGTTGCGAAGGTTGATGAGAAGAGGGTAGCCAAGGTAAAAGTTTGCAGAGCTTAGTAGGTTAGCCTCCTGGAGTGATATTTAAAAAGCAAAAGCGAAGTGGTTCAATGCTCCGGAGCTTTTACTTGTAAGTAAATACTACGCGCGAAATTTGGAAAAGGAAGTATTGTGAAACTACTTTGAAGTGGAGGAGGCATACTTCCTTTTTTGTATGGCCTTTCTATGAGTAACTGTTAAGAAATAATTATATAAAATTTAATAGAAAGTTAATTGTTAGTTTATTTTTCCACATTAATCCTGTGATACAATATAGTTGCCAAATTCAGGACCTCAAATTCATAAAGGGAGGGTGTACGTGTTATGGCAAAAGAGAAAATAGGTTTATTTATTGCTGTTTTAATAGGTGTTTTAGCCTTTTTCAATTTGTTTGCTTATGCATCAGATAATGTAGAGATAACCGACTTAAATGTAATAATTAATGGAAAGACAGTTAGTTTCAGCGGTGTGCCTATAATTTTGAACGGCAGGACAATGCTTCCCTTTAGAGAGGTATTAACTAATCTTGGCGTACCGGATGATGAGGAGCACATTATTTGGAATGGTGTCCAAAAAAGTGTTACTGTTATATATGGCAGTCAGAAAATATGCTTAAAAGCTAATGATAAGTCTGCGCATGTTGGTGATTTGGAGGTTGTCATGGATGTTGCTCCGATTATTAATTCGAAAAACAATAGAGTATACATTCCGGTAAGATTTATTGCTCAAGCTCTAGGAAATAAAGTGGTTTGGGATGAATCAACCAAGTCTGTCCTGATAAAGAATGAACAGGGTTATGAACAGGTTAAAGCTACTTTGGAGAAAATAAATAATTCAATTAGCGAAATACAAAAGTACAAGTATGTTAT includes the following:
- a CDS encoding hemolysin family protein, translated to MFTEILVLILLIVLNAFFAGSEIALISINDNKLKLMAEEGNKKAILLKKLVDEPSRFLATIQIGITLAGFFASAFAADKFSGRLVKLIQLTGVPIPEGVLDSVSMILITILLSYFSLVFGELAPKRLAMKKAEPIAMLVATPLNFLSIVTSPFVKFLTLSTNTIVRLFGVDPTKDDENVTEEEIRMMVDVGEERGAIDETEKEMINNIFEFNNKIVSEIMTHRTEIAALPVDASLDEVIDFINLEKYSRIPVYEDSIDNIVGIMHSKYLIKYLTEDGDKEKFDLKNLVRKPYFVPASKRTDELFKELQRNSTHIAVIIDEYGGTAGIVSLEDLIEEIVGNIFDEDDEIEKDIDKLDENTFIINGTTSLVTVRDYLDVDLPTEDYDTLSGFVIGQLGRIPDKDDSPSIEFNGLVFKVAKVDEKRVAKVKVCRA